A genomic stretch from Hemitrygon akajei chromosome 10, sHemAka1.3, whole genome shotgun sequence includes:
- the lrtm2a gene encoding leucine-rich repeat and transmembrane domain-containing protein 2 isoform X1, which produces MLRMEAVRSTIVMEGRKVSWTSPPLLLFVMLTIINTLSACPTHCSCKTYEVDCSNLGLVTIPTDIPSNIKFLSLSNNKLRTFQALTFTNFTTLEKLDLSNNYLDQLPSDAFDYIRNLIDLNLRNNSIRSLDKNIFYKTTSLQRLDLSVNGLSQIPLLLFDEMQNLTWLNLEENRMPNLEREVFEPLEVLQQLLLGGNPWECDCSLREFKHWMEWFQYKGGKLDGIECSLPKGLRGKDLRIIPIEMFNYCIQLEDENKSSANKKTVTAPPCVKQELITSRPQYIHTSDCARQRYRPASVRRAIGTVIIAGVLCGIVCIMMVVAGAYGCIYASLMAKYHRELKKRQPLMGDGEQEQEEQKQASSMA; this is translated from the exons ATGTTAAGGATGGAGGCTGTGAGAAGTACAATTGTTATGGAGGGAAGGAAGGTCTCCTGGACAA gtCCACCATTGTTGCTCTTTGTAATGCTTACTATTATTAACACTTTGTCGGCGTGTCCCACACACTGCTCTTGTAAAACTTACGAAGTGGATTGCAGCAATCTTGGCTTGGTGACTATCCCAACAGACATTCCATCAAACATTAAATTTCTCTCGCTCAGTAACAATAAACTCAGAACCTTCCAGGCTCTCACATTCACTAATTTTACCACATTGGAGAAGCTGGACCTGTCCAACAACTACCTGGACCAACTACCATCGGATGCATTTGATTACATCAGGAATCTGATTGACCTCAATTTGCGAAACAACAGCATTCGAAGCCTGGATAAAAATATCTTCTATAAAACCACCAGCCTGCAGAGGTTAGACCTTTCTGTTAATGGCCTCTCTCAGATTCCACTACTTTTATTTGATGAAATGCAGAACTTGACCTGGTTGAATTTGGAAGAGAATAGGATGCCAAATCTCGAAAGAGAGGTCTTTGAGCCACTTGAAGTTCTCCAGCAATTGCTGCTTGGCGGGAACCCCTGGGAGTGCGACTGCAGTCTGAGGGAGTTCAAACACTGGATGGAATGGTTCCAGTACAAAG GTGGAAAGCTCGATGGAATTGAATGTTCCCTGCCAAAGGGCCTCCGAGGGAAAGATCTCAGAATAATTCCAATAGAGATGTTCAACTATTGTATCCAATTAGAGGATGAAAACAAATCTTCAGCAAATAAAAAAACAGTCACTGCCCCTCCCTGTGTGAAGCAAGAACTCATCACTTCAAGGCCGCAGTACATTCATACCTCAGACTGTGCAAGACAACGTTACCGTCCAGCCAGTGTCAGGCGAGCCATTGGGACAGTCATCATTGCTGGAGTCTTATGTGGAATTGTTTGCATCATGATGGTGGTTGCTGGAGCATATGGCTGCATATATGCCTCCTTGATGGCAAAATACCACCGGGAGCTTAAAAAGCGCCAGCCACTGATGGGAGATGGTGAGCAAGAGCAGGAGGAACAAAAGCAAGCTTCTTCCATGGCATGA
- the lrtm2a gene encoding leucine-rich repeat and transmembrane domain-containing protein 2 isoform X2 → MLTIINTLSACPTHCSCKTYEVDCSNLGLVTIPTDIPSNIKFLSLSNNKLRTFQALTFTNFTTLEKLDLSNNYLDQLPSDAFDYIRNLIDLNLRNNSIRSLDKNIFYKTTSLQRLDLSVNGLSQIPLLLFDEMQNLTWLNLEENRMPNLEREVFEPLEVLQQLLLGGNPWECDCSLREFKHWMEWFQYKGGKLDGIECSLPKGLRGKDLRIIPIEMFNYCIQLEDENKSSANKKTVTAPPCVKQELITSRPQYIHTSDCARQRYRPASVRRAIGTVIIAGVLCGIVCIMMVVAGAYGCIYASLMAKYHRELKKRQPLMGDGEQEQEEQKQASSMA, encoded by the exons ATGCTTACTATTATTAACACTTTGTCGGCGTGTCCCACACACTGCTCTTGTAAAACTTACGAAGTGGATTGCAGCAATCTTGGCTTGGTGACTATCCCAACAGACATTCCATCAAACATTAAATTTCTCTCGCTCAGTAACAATAAACTCAGAACCTTCCAGGCTCTCACATTCACTAATTTTACCACATTGGAGAAGCTGGACCTGTCCAACAACTACCTGGACCAACTACCATCGGATGCATTTGATTACATCAGGAATCTGATTGACCTCAATTTGCGAAACAACAGCATTCGAAGCCTGGATAAAAATATCTTCTATAAAACCACCAGCCTGCAGAGGTTAGACCTTTCTGTTAATGGCCTCTCTCAGATTCCACTACTTTTATTTGATGAAATGCAGAACTTGACCTGGTTGAATTTGGAAGAGAATAGGATGCCAAATCTCGAAAGAGAGGTCTTTGAGCCACTTGAAGTTCTCCAGCAATTGCTGCTTGGCGGGAACCCCTGGGAGTGCGACTGCAGTCTGAGGGAGTTCAAACACTGGATGGAATGGTTCCAGTACAAAG GTGGAAAGCTCGATGGAATTGAATGTTCCCTGCCAAAGGGCCTCCGAGGGAAAGATCTCAGAATAATTCCAATAGAGATGTTCAACTATTGTATCCAATTAGAGGATGAAAACAAATCTTCAGCAAATAAAAAAACAGTCACTGCCCCTCCCTGTGTGAAGCAAGAACTCATCACTTCAAGGCCGCAGTACATTCATACCTCAGACTGTGCAAGACAACGTTACCGTCCAGCCAGTGTCAGGCGAGCCATTGGGACAGTCATCATTGCTGGAGTCTTATGTGGAATTGTTTGCATCATGATGGTGGTTGCTGGAGCATATGGCTGCATATATGCCTCCTTGATGGCAAAATACCACCGGGAGCTTAAAAAGCGCCAGCCACTGATGGGAGATGGTGAGCAAGAGCAGGAGGAACAAAAGCAAGCTTCTTCCATGGCATGA